The proteins below are encoded in one region of Amycolatopsis acidiphila:
- a CDS encoding CoA-binding protein, with the protein MADLVERALAAANTIAVVGLSRNPAKAAHSVPANLQAAGFRIIPVHPSARELLGEKVYRSLTDIPEPVDLVDVFRPAAEAPDIARQSVAMGAKTLWLQQGIVSAEARRIATEGGLDYVEDRCTAVVRALASIRKN; encoded by the coding sequence ATGGCTGACCTTGTCGAACGCGCTCTCGCCGCCGCGAACACCATCGCGGTCGTGGGCCTGAGCCGGAACCCCGCCAAGGCCGCGCACTCCGTGCCGGCGAACCTGCAGGCCGCCGGGTTCCGCATCATCCCGGTCCACCCGTCCGCGCGGGAGCTGCTCGGCGAGAAGGTGTACCGCTCGCTGACCGACATCCCCGAGCCCGTCGATCTGGTGGACGTGTTCCGGCCCGCGGCGGAGGCGCCCGACATCGCCCGCCAGTCCGTCGCCATGGGCGCGAAGACGCTGTGGCTGCAGCAGGGCATCGTCTCGGCGGAAGCCCGGCGGATCGCGACCGAGGGCGGGCTCGACTACGTGGAGGACCGCTGCACCGCCGTGGTGCGGGCGCTGGCGTCGATCCGCAAGAACTAG
- a CDS encoding ArnT family glycosyltransferase, with translation MIVRRRWEVAALLAILVAAALLYLWAPGSRVVQPYYAAAVHSMSQSTTALLFSGFDPAGVVTIDKPPLAFWVQAVGAWLLGYHWWAIALIQAIEGVAAVFVLHRVVRRWAGEPAALVAALLLALSPITTAVNRDDLPDTLLILLLLLAAYCVTRAVEEGRAGWLVAAGAFVGLGFLAKMLVAWAVLPALLLAYLPAPVSRWRKLGQLALAGVVTLAVSLWWPLLVSLWPGTKPFVGSTSDNSIWQLILGYNGFGRLVGADSGSLSAFGSALGTNLGGAPGPLRLFDSTVGGQIAWFLPLAVGAVVVAGFRYRQGTVKQRSGWLLWGGWLAVFAIVFSFTGGIFHAYYTATLAPAVAATAAVGLVFAWRERRAWLPAAIAGTTAMSFLLLSRTPEWLPWLKFVVLALGVPAMLAVLPRWRAVALAGVAAIVAGPAAYGIATAATPSDVLTAADPVAGPSTSDDSTAARSLLGGAGAAYLNFMNSSGQLSAGQRETLDYAIAQDAVAPIELAVEGGSYGADPYLVRTDARVAALGGYLGLDPAPTAAQLADWVRAGRVRFVLLPSVFLQLSGSGNRASAVQGEELAITDRLAWISRHCPRVPAARIGPDAAKAGVLFDCQ, from the coding sequence ATGATCGTTCGCCGCCGCTGGGAGGTCGCCGCCCTCCTGGCGATCCTCGTCGCCGCCGCACTGTTGTACCTGTGGGCGCCCGGGAGCCGCGTGGTCCAGCCGTACTACGCCGCGGCCGTGCACTCGATGTCGCAGAGCACCACCGCACTCCTGTTCTCGGGCTTCGATCCGGCCGGCGTCGTCACGATCGACAAGCCGCCGCTGGCGTTCTGGGTGCAGGCGGTCGGCGCGTGGCTGCTCGGCTATCACTGGTGGGCGATCGCGCTGATCCAGGCCATCGAGGGCGTGGCGGCGGTGTTCGTGCTGCACCGGGTGGTCCGGCGCTGGGCCGGGGAGCCGGCCGCGCTCGTGGCCGCGCTGCTGCTCGCGCTGTCCCCGATCACCACGGCCGTCAACCGCGACGACCTGCCCGACACCCTGCTGATCCTGTTGCTGCTGCTGGCCGCGTACTGCGTGACACGCGCGGTGGAGGAAGGCCGGGCGGGTTGGCTGGTCGCGGCCGGCGCCTTCGTGGGCCTGGGGTTTCTCGCCAAGATGCTCGTCGCGTGGGCGGTCCTGCCCGCCCTGCTCCTGGCGTACCTGCCCGCGCCGGTGAGCCGGTGGCGCAAGCTCGGACAGCTCGCGCTCGCCGGTGTCGTGACGCTCGCGGTGTCGCTGTGGTGGCCGCTGCTGGTGAGCCTGTGGCCGGGCACGAAGCCGTTCGTCGGCAGCACCAGCGACAACTCGATCTGGCAGCTCATCCTGGGCTACAACGGGTTCGGCAGGCTCGTCGGTGCCGACAGCGGGTCGCTGAGCGCGTTCGGTTCGGCGCTCGGCACGAACCTCGGTGGCGCGCCAGGGCCGTTGCGGCTGTTCGACTCGACGGTCGGCGGGCAGATCGCCTGGTTCCTGCCGCTCGCGGTCGGTGCGGTGGTGGTGGCCGGGTTCCGGTACCGGCAGGGCACGGTGAAGCAGCGCAGCGGTTGGTTGTTGTGGGGTGGGTGGCTCGCCGTCTTCGCGATCGTCTTCTCCTTCACCGGCGGCATCTTCCACGCCTACTACACCGCGACACTGGCGCCGGCGGTCGCCGCGACCGCGGCCGTGGGCCTGGTGTTCGCCTGGCGAGAGCGCCGGGCGTGGCTGCCGGCCGCGATCGCCGGAACCACCGCGATGTCGTTCCTGCTGCTGAGCCGGACACCGGAATGGTTGCCGTGGCTCAAGTTCGTCGTGCTGGCACTCGGCGTGCCGGCGATGCTCGCCGTCCTGCCGAGGTGGCGGGCGGTCGCGCTGGCCGGGGTGGCCGCGATCGTCGCCGGGCCTGCCGCGTACGGGATCGCCACCGCCGCAACGCCTTCCGACGTACTCACCGCGGCGGACCCGGTCGCCGGTCCGTCCACTTCGGACGATTCAACGGCCGCCCGCTCGTTGCTCGGCGGTGCCGGTGCGGCCTACCTGAACTTCATGAACTCGTCCGGACAACTGTCGGCGGGACAACGGGAAACGCTCGACTACGCCATCGCGCAGGACGCCGTCGCGCCGATCGAATTGGCGGTCGAGGGTGGTAGCTACGGCGCCGACCCGTACCTCGTCCGCACCGACGCGCGCGTTGCGGCGCTGGGCGGCTACCTCGGGCTCGACCCGGCGCCGACCGCGGCCCAGCTCGCCGACTGGGTACGGGCAGGCCGGGTCCGGTTCGTGCTGCTGCCGTCGGTGTTCCTGCAGCTGAGCGGAAGCGGGAACCGGGCGAGCGCGGTCCAGGGCGAGGAGCTCGCCATCACCGACCGGCTCGCCTGGATCAGCCGGCACTGCCCGCGCGTGCCGGCCGCGCGGATCGGCCCGGACGCGGCGAAAGCGGGCGTGTTGTTCGACTGCCAATGA
- a CDS encoding arabinofuranosyltransferase → MELALGACFAAVLSLVLQLAVNRLHVTPGTYVPEALTALASTVLVVVVFAVLAFRRGGRLRRWLKVAAAWTSLSGLATLMTALPLQGTRYYLYGASVDNPFRLQFMERMTASSGLADMNYYGVPSYYPAGWFWLGGHFANVVHLEGWAAYKPYSIVWLAITPVVAFTLWSLVTPRRLALLASVATIFTGFISQGVEEPYSWPTAAWLPPVAVFAWTVLRRREGVRFWPLALIGGYLGFAAMTYTLNFFFAVLVIVALAVVVGVRDRRVAPLVRRVAVIAVVSAPLALVTWGPFLLAGGLGKPNTAAHHLPANSTSFPTPFVPGSVFGFLCLAGLVWLLVRARQQAIAAALLVATGAVYFWFAASTLALAAHTTLLAFRVIIPLDVTLAVAGVFAGVELVRRAPWRVPAVALVVACGAAVALAQISVSDGVREGLQAAEDDSYPTGVNAGGRHDPDEDRGWSSRLIATIDQLSGRPPTDDIVLSANGYLLSYAPYWGFQHTSAQYANPLADYGQRNAEIRYWATSASPQELLARLAANPHTPPNVFVLRNHETTLTMGVVSDVFPRTPDIRVDDVPFDRTLFDSPEFVQRAVGPFTVIVRR, encoded by the coding sequence GTGGAGCTCGCGCTCGGCGCGTGTTTCGCGGCGGTGCTCAGCCTCGTGCTGCAGCTCGCCGTCAACCGCCTGCACGTCACGCCCGGCACCTACGTCCCGGAGGCGCTGACCGCCCTCGCGAGCACCGTGCTCGTGGTGGTCGTGTTCGCGGTGCTGGCTTTCCGCCGCGGCGGGCGGCTGCGGCGGTGGCTCAAGGTCGCCGCCGCCTGGACGTCGCTGAGCGGGCTGGCCACCCTGATGACGGCGCTGCCGCTGCAGGGCACCCGGTACTACCTCTACGGCGCGTCCGTCGACAACCCGTTCCGCCTGCAGTTCATGGAGCGGATGACCGCGAGCTCCGGGCTGGCGGACATGAACTACTACGGCGTCCCGTCCTACTACCCGGCGGGCTGGTTCTGGCTCGGCGGGCACTTCGCCAACGTCGTCCACCTCGAGGGCTGGGCCGCGTACAAGCCGTACTCGATCGTCTGGCTCGCCATCACGCCGGTGGTGGCGTTCACCTTGTGGAGCCTGGTGACCCCGCGGCGCCTGGCCCTGCTGGCGAGCGTCGCGACGATCTTCACCGGCTTCATCTCGCAGGGCGTCGAGGAGCCGTACTCGTGGCCGACCGCGGCCTGGCTGCCACCGGTCGCCGTGTTCGCCTGGACCGTGCTGCGCCGGCGCGAAGGCGTGCGGTTCTGGCCGCTCGCGCTCATCGGCGGCTATCTCGGCTTCGCCGCGATGACGTACACCCTCAACTTCTTCTTCGCGGTGCTGGTGATCGTGGCCCTCGCGGTGGTCGTGGGCGTGCGTGATCGCCGGGTCGCCCCGCTGGTCCGGCGGGTCGCGGTCATCGCGGTCGTGTCGGCGCCGCTAGCGCTGGTCACCTGGGGTCCGTTCCTGCTCGCGGGCGGTCTCGGCAAGCCGAACACCGCCGCCCACCACCTGCCCGCGAACTCGACGTCGTTCCCGACGCCGTTCGTGCCCGGCAGCGTCTTCGGCTTCCTGTGCCTCGCGGGGCTGGTGTGGTTGCTCGTGCGTGCCCGGCAGCAGGCGATCGCCGCCGCGCTGCTGGTGGCAACCGGTGCGGTGTACTTCTGGTTCGCCGCGTCGACGCTCGCGCTGGCCGCGCACACCACGTTGCTGGCCTTCCGGGTGATCATCCCGCTGGACGTCACGCTCGCCGTCGCCGGTGTGTTCGCCGGGGTCGAGCTGGTGCGCCGGGCGCCGTGGCGAGTGCCGGCCGTGGCCTTGGTCGTGGCGTGCGGCGCGGCCGTCGCGCTCGCGCAGATCAGCGTGTCCGACGGGGTGCGGGAAGGGCTGCAGGCCGCCGAGGACGACTCCTATCCGACCGGGGTCAACGCCGGCGGCCGGCACGATCCCGACGAGGACCGCGGCTGGTCGAGCCGGCTCATCGCGACGATCGACCAGCTGTCCGGCCGGCCCCCGACCGACGACATCGTGTTGTCCGCCAACGGTTACCTGCTGTCGTACGCACCGTACTGGGGCTTCCAGCACACCAGCGCCCAGTACGCGAACCCGCTGGCGGACTACGGGCAGCGCAACGCCGAGATCCGTTACTGGGCGACGTCGGCGAGCCCGCAGGAGCTGCTGGCCAGGCTGGCCGCGAACCCGCACACCCCGCCGAACGTCTTCGTGCTGCGCAACCACGAAACGACCCTGACGATGGGCGTCGTCAGCGACGTGTTCCCGCGTACGCCCGACATCCGCGTCGACGACGTTCCCTTCGACCGCACGCTGTTCGACTCGCCGGAGTTCGTGCAACGTGCCGTCGGCCCGTTCACGGTGATCGTGCGCCGCTAG
- a CDS encoding glycoside hydrolase family 25 protein → MATTFGLDISHYQSSSLSLAQTRAEGCEFVFLKAAEGSTYTDPTFGANLAEARAAGMLAAAYVYQRDYVSAQAHVDRVAQVVPKDVPVIPDVETNSGDVALTRDLVDRLRAAGYRVPLLYLPRWYWQQLGSPSLAGLPPLWSSRYPDTAPGSLAEQWAKVPASYWDGYGGLDVAVLQFTSTATIAGYSPLDADAFRGTRVELAAVLGYTAPNAVTNNDEETTMLVPAGTNEHVVLPCAGRPLFWYLYTAFGQRVTVHQCAYVMPTRADSPDAEFVPNAGWGWDPNVAEDHVFDPDRPGPIDIPRHPDGRQPAGVSLRYTAGHSFTAYVG, encoded by the coding sequence ATGGCCACCACGTTCGGGCTGGACATAAGCCACTACCAGAGCTCGTCGCTCAGCCTCGCCCAGACGCGGGCCGAGGGCTGCGAGTTCGTGTTCCTCAAGGCGGCCGAAGGCTCGACCTACACAGACCCGACCTTCGGGGCGAACCTCGCCGAAGCGCGCGCCGCGGGGATGCTCGCCGCCGCGTACGTCTACCAGCGCGACTACGTCTCGGCGCAGGCGCACGTCGACCGCGTGGCGCAGGTGGTGCCGAAGGACGTGCCGGTGATCCCGGACGTCGAGACCAACTCCGGCGACGTCGCGCTCACCCGGGACCTCGTCGACCGATTGCGCGCGGCCGGATACCGCGTGCCCCTGCTGTACCTGCCGCGCTGGTACTGGCAGCAGCTCGGCTCACCCTCGCTCGCGGGACTGCCGCCGCTCTGGTCGAGCCGCTACCCGGACACCGCCCCCGGCAGCCTGGCCGAGCAGTGGGCGAAAGTGCCCGCGAGCTACTGGGACGGCTACGGCGGTCTCGACGTCGCCGTCCTGCAGTTCACCAGCACCGCGACCATCGCCGGCTACTCGCCGCTCGACGCCGATGCCTTCCGCGGCACCCGCGTCGAGCTGGCCGCCGTGCTCGGGTACACCGCCCCCAACGCCGTCACGAACAACGACGAGGAGACCACCATGCTCGTTCCCGCCGGTACCAACGAACACGTCGTGCTGCCCTGCGCGGGCCGACCGCTGTTCTGGTACCTGTACACGGCCTTCGGCCAGCGGGTCACCGTGCACCAGTGCGCCTACGTGATGCCGACGCGCGCCGACTCGCCGGACGCGGAGTTCGTGCCGAACGCGGGCTGGGGCTGGGACCCGAACGTGGCCGAGGACCACGTCTTCGACCCCGACCGGCCTGGCCCGATCGACATCCCGCGCCATCCCGACGGCCGTCAGCCGGCCGGCGTCTCCCTCCGGTACACCGCCGGGCACTCGTTCACCGCCTACGTCGGCTGA
- the aroQ gene encoding gamma subclass chorismate mutase AroQ, with translation MGRLTCLAVQRLLLGDKVAAAKFGTAVPIEDPVHEGQLLAAVQRLSLAAGIDPVLGVRFFEDQIEANKYIQAGLHERWTANPALRPRQRPDLSIEVRPRLDELTGELFTQLAAGRCAKPDEPPDCALDDLHREALQLAMRSVPATRTDPTRGLEPLTCCLRMRRPRRGHEPAPANTRDWLEHNLRVPL, from the coding sequence GTGGGCAGGCTGACATGTTTGGCGGTGCAACGGCTTCTCCTCGGCGACAAGGTCGCCGCCGCGAAGTTCGGCACGGCGGTCCCGATCGAGGATCCGGTCCACGAGGGCCAGTTGCTCGCGGCGGTGCAACGGCTTTCGCTCGCGGCGGGTATCGACCCGGTGCTCGGCGTGCGGTTCTTCGAGGACCAGATCGAGGCGAACAAGTACATCCAGGCGGGCCTGCACGAGAGGTGGACCGCGAACCCGGCGCTACGCCCGCGGCAGCGGCCGGACCTGAGCATCGAGGTCCGGCCCCGCCTGGACGAGCTGACCGGCGAGCTGTTCACCCAGCTGGCCGCCGGCCGGTGCGCCAAGCCGGACGAGCCACCGGACTGCGCACTGGACGACCTGCACCGCGAGGCACTGCAGCTGGCGATGCGCTCGGTACCCGCGACACGCACGGATCCGACTAGGGGACTCGAACCCCTGACCTGCTGTTTACGAATGAGACGGCCACGGCGGGGACACGAGCCGGCTCCTGCCAACACGAGGGACTGGCTCGAGCACAACTTGCGGGTGCCGTTGTAG
- a CDS encoding ArsR/SmtB family transcription factor, whose product MHSAQPEFDMPGDEQVNLAAESFRLLADPTRIKVLWALLQGESSVACLAELAGAAPTAVSQHLAKLRLAGLVKGRREGTFVYYSAANDHVRSLLAQALYHADHVDRDIPAGPRGEHPQPHLPRG is encoded by the coding sequence ATGCACAGTGCGCAGCCGGAGTTCGACATGCCGGGCGACGAGCAGGTCAACTTGGCCGCGGAGTCGTTCCGGTTGCTGGCCGATCCGACCCGGATCAAGGTGTTGTGGGCGTTGCTGCAGGGTGAGTCGTCGGTGGCGTGTCTGGCCGAGCTGGCCGGCGCCGCGCCGACCGCGGTGAGCCAGCATCTGGCCAAGCTGCGGCTGGCGGGTCTGGTGAAGGGGCGCCGGGAGGGGACGTTCGTGTACTACTCCGCCGCGAACGATCATGTGCGCAGCCTGCTCGCACAGGCGCTGTATCACGCCGATCACGTCGATCGGGACATCCCGGCAGGTCCTCGCGGTGAGCATCCGCAACCGCACCTTCCCCGCGGATAG
- a CDS encoding cation diffusion facilitator family transporter — protein MPTAPHNQHGHGHDEQQGHGARWRHRVRHLLTPHSHDSADRVDDVLETSRRGLRALAWSFAGLFATAVAQLALVLVTGSVALLGDTIHNFADALTAVPLGVAFLLGRRAATRRYTYGLGRAEDLAGIAVVVVIAASAALAAYQAVDRLLHPRPVEHLLVLALAGVVGFAGNELVARYRITVGRQIGSAALVADGLHARTDGFTSLAVVLGALGVALGFPAADPIIGLLITVAILFVLRDAAREVFHRLMDAVDPAALDLAEHTARAVPGVHSVRDLRMRWIGHTQRAELAIHVDNTLTVEQAHRLAHAVEHQLTQTVPRLTAATVHTEPATTHQTRAE, from the coding sequence ATGCCCACAGCACCGCACAACCAACACGGCCACGGCCACGATGAGCAGCAGGGGCACGGGGCGAGGTGGCGGCACCGGGTGCGGCACCTCCTCACCCCGCACAGCCACGACAGCGCCGACCGGGTCGACGACGTCCTCGAGACCAGCCGGCGCGGCCTGCGGGCCCTGGCCTGGTCGTTCGCCGGTTTGTTCGCCACCGCCGTCGCGCAGCTCGCACTAGTACTGGTCACGGGGTCGGTGGCACTACTCGGCGACACCATCCACAACTTCGCCGACGCGCTGACCGCGGTCCCCCTCGGCGTCGCGTTCCTACTCGGCCGTCGCGCTGCCACCCGCCGCTACACCTACGGACTGGGCCGCGCCGAAGACCTCGCCGGCATCGCGGTGGTCGTCGTCATCGCCGCCTCCGCCGCGCTCGCCGCCTACCAAGCCGTCGACCGGCTGCTGCACCCCCGCCCGGTCGAACACCTGCTCGTGCTCGCCCTGGCCGGCGTCGTCGGCTTCGCCGGAAACGAACTCGTCGCCCGTTACCGGATCACCGTCGGCCGCCAGATCGGCTCCGCCGCGCTGGTCGCGGACGGCCTGCACGCCCGCACCGACGGCTTCACCTCCCTGGCCGTCGTCCTCGGCGCCCTCGGCGTCGCCCTCGGCTTCCCCGCCGCCGACCCCATCATCGGGCTGCTCATCACCGTGGCCATCCTCTTCGTGCTGCGCGACGCCGCCCGCGAGGTCTTCCACCGCCTCATGGACGCCGTCGACCCCGCCGCCCTTGACCTCGCCGAGCACACCGCCCGCGCGGTGCCCGGCGTGCACAGCGTCCGCGACCTACGCATGCGCTGGATCGGCCACACCCAACGCGCCGAACTCGCTATCCACGTCGACAACACCCTCACCGTCGAGCAAGCCCACCGCCTCGCCCACGCCGTCGAACACCAACTCACCCAGACCGTGCCCCGCCTCACCGCCGCCACCGTCCACACCGAACCCGCCACCACACATCAAACCCGCGCGGAGTAA
- a CDS encoding MarR family winged helix-turn-helix transcriptional regulator has product MTRPDLAAMIVPLGRALMRAEEPILREHGLAMWAYSVLLALREQDTRTQAALAERIGADKTRLIPVLDDLQDRGLIERHPDPADRRVRLLAITPAGRRLAAKTQAAIQRDEEERLAKLDPDDREAFLRALRTLAADK; this is encoded by the coding sequence ATGACCCGGCCCGACCTCGCGGCGATGATCGTTCCACTCGGCCGCGCCCTGATGCGCGCCGAGGAGCCGATCCTGCGCGAGCACGGGCTGGCGATGTGGGCGTACAGCGTCCTGCTCGCCCTGCGCGAGCAGGACACGCGTACCCAGGCCGCGCTCGCCGAGCGGATCGGCGCCGACAAGACCCGCCTCATCCCGGTGCTCGACGACCTGCAGGACCGCGGTCTCATCGAGCGTCACCCGGACCCGGCCGACCGGCGCGTGCGCCTGCTCGCCATCACCCCTGCGGGTCGTCGGCTCGCCGCGAAGACCCAGGCGGCGATCCAGCGCGACGAGGAAGAACGCCTGGCCAAGCTGGACCCGGACGACCGCGAGGCGTTCCTCAGAGCGCTTCGCACCCTCGCCGCCGACAAGTAG
- a CDS encoding threonine/serine exporter family protein: MKNNQRARGPVTRRRGWHILEAPQDPNVARENRRKRSTEPRRRAWHILEAPTGEQPAPEAGAEHGPALPDDTTVNFVLDLALRIGEVQMASGAGASDVTATIIALTSALGLPHCEVDVIFTSITVTCHRGTDMAPVSALRVVRSRSLDYTRLSETEMLVQQITRGNVGAEEAYASLHRITTAPHPYPRWVATLAWGGMAFFITLLLGGGLDIAAGALVISALVDRLGRQLNKYALPFFFQQVVGGLVATGLATLIVETGMVSTRFSTLVAAAAITVLLSGLSTVSAVQDAITGYNVTAAGRTMETALMSAGLITGVALALNISKALGFTQVEPELPAQTALGLPVVIVAGAGTAACFALGSYSMLRPMLVAAAAGAIGAGVYGALVLASFDPITSSAVAATLVGFCGGVLSRRLRVTPLVVAVSGITPLLPGLSTYRGLYELATQGNGNVSTLMKAVAIGLALAAGVVLGEYLAQPVRSGLGRLERKLAGPRMAGPLRPSGRRLE, translated from the coding sequence ATGAAGAACAACCAGCGCGCCCGGGGCCCGGTGACCCGGCGGCGCGGCTGGCACATCCTGGAAGCGCCCCAGGATCCGAACGTCGCACGAGAGAACAGGCGCAAGCGCTCGACCGAACCACGCCGGCGCGCGTGGCACATCCTGGAAGCACCCACCGGGGAACAGCCGGCACCCGAGGCCGGCGCCGAGCACGGTCCGGCACTGCCGGACGACACGACGGTCAACTTCGTCCTCGACCTGGCGCTGCGCATCGGCGAGGTGCAGATGGCCAGCGGCGCGGGCGCGTCCGACGTCACCGCGACCATCATCGCGCTGACCTCCGCGCTCGGCCTGCCGCACTGCGAGGTCGACGTGATCTTCACGTCCATCACCGTCACCTGCCACCGCGGCACCGACATGGCCCCGGTGAGCGCGCTGCGCGTGGTGCGCTCCCGCAGCCTCGACTACACGCGGCTGTCCGAGACCGAGATGCTCGTGCAGCAGATCACCCGCGGCAACGTCGGCGCCGAAGAGGCGTACGCGTCGCTGCACCGCATCACCACCGCGCCGCACCCGTACCCGCGCTGGGTGGCCACTCTGGCCTGGGGCGGCATGGCCTTCTTCATCACGCTGCTGCTCGGCGGCGGTCTCGACATCGCCGCGGGCGCGCTCGTCATCTCCGCGCTCGTCGACCGGCTCGGCCGCCAGCTCAACAAGTACGCCCTGCCGTTCTTCTTCCAGCAGGTCGTGGGCGGGCTCGTCGCCACGGGACTGGCGACCCTGATCGTCGAGACGGGCATGGTGTCCACCCGGTTCTCGACGCTCGTCGCCGCCGCGGCGATCACCGTGCTGCTGTCCGGGTTGTCCACCGTTTCCGCGGTCCAGGACGCGATCACCGGCTACAACGTCACCGCGGCCGGGCGCACCATGGAGACGGCACTGATGAGTGCCGGCCTCATCACGGGCGTCGCCCTCGCGCTGAACATCAGCAAGGCGCTCGGGTTCACCCAGGTCGAGCCGGAGCTGCCCGCGCAGACCGCGCTGGGCCTGCCCGTGGTCATCGTCGCCGGCGCGGGCACGGCCGCCTGCTTCGCGCTCGGCAGCTACTCGATGCTCCGCCCGATGCTCGTCGCCGCCGCGGCGGGCGCGATCGGCGCGGGCGTCTACGGCGCGCTCGTGCTCGCCAGCTTCGACCCCATCACCTCCTCCGCCGTCGCGGCGACGCTCGTCGGGTTCTGCGGTGGCGTGCTGTCGCGACGGCTCCGGGTGACGCCGCTGGTCGTCGCGGTGTCGGGCATCACGCCGCTGCTGCCCGGCCTGTCGACCTATCGTGGCCTGTACGAACTCGCAACGCAGGGGAACGGCAACGTCTCTACGCTGATGAAGGCGGTCGCCATTGGTCTGGCTCTGGCCGCGGGCGTGGTGCTCGGCGAGTACCTGGCCCAACCCGTGCGCTCGGGGCTGGGCAGGCTCGAACGCAAGCTGGCGGGCCCCCGGATGGCCGGACCGCTGCGTCCGTCAGGACGACGGCTGGAGTAG